The genomic region CACGTTCACGCCGTTCATCGCCAGCCAGCTTTTCAGCAAGGCCGATCCCGCCTCGGCGGTGCTGTCCACGCTGGCGATTTTCGCCGTCGGCTTCGTCGCCCGCCCGTTCGGGGGCTTCCTGTTCGGCTGGATCGGTGACCGGATCGGCCGCAAGGCCTCCATGACCCTGGCCGTGGGACTTGCGTCCGTGGGCAGCCTGATGATTGGCATCGCGCCGACCTTCGCGGTGGTGGGCGCATGGGCATCGCTGATGCTCCTGGTGGCCCGCCTGGTCCAGGGCCTGGCGCACGGCGGCGAGCTCCCGTCGTCGCAAACGTACCTCTCCGAAATGGCGCCGAGGGAACACCGCGGCTTCTGGGCCACCCTGATCTACACCTCCGGCACGGTGGGGATCCTGTTCGGGACCCTCCTGGGGGCCGTGCTGAACATGGCCCTGAGCACCGAAGTGATGAACGCCTGGGGCTGGCGCATCCCGTTCCTGGTCGGCGCGGCCATGGGTCTCTACGCCCTGATCATGCGGTCCCGGCTGCACGAAACGGACGTCTTCGAAGGCGAGGCCTCGGCGGAGAAGCGCGCTCCGATCTGGCCGCAGATCGTCCGCCACCGCAAGCAGGCCCTGCAGGTGATCGGCCTGACGGTCGGCCTGACCGTGATCTACTACATCTGGGGTGTCGTCGCCCCCAGCTACGCCACCACCGCCCTGAAAATCGACCGCGGCGAGGCCCTGTGGGCAGGCGTGATCGGCAACATCGTGTTTATCGCGGCGCTGCCCTTCTGGGGCAAGCTGTCGGACCGCATCGGCCGCAAGAAAGTGTTGTGGGCCGGCGCGATCGGCGCAGGCATCATGCACTTTCCGATGACCGCACTGCTCAAGGATTCCGCCTGGCAGCTGGCCGTCAGCATGTCCGTCATGCTGATCTTCATCGCCGCCAGCGCGGCGATCGTTCCGGCGGTCTACGCCGAGCTGTTCCCGACAAGTATCCGCACCGTGGGCGTCGGAGTGCCCTACTCGATCTGCGTGGCACTGTTCGGCGGAACCGCGCCTTACCTCCAGCAGTGGCTCGGCACAACCCTGCAGATGCCCCAGCTGTTCAACGTCTACGCCGTGCTTCTCCTCGCCGTCTCCGCGGTGTTCGTCTTCACCATCCCGGAAACGAAGGGCAAGGACCTGCGCGCATAGCTCCGGGACCTCCGGGAGCGCCCAACTGACTAGCAGCAGGGGCCGTTTTGAGCGCTCAAAACGGCCCCTGCTGCTAGTCAGTTGGGTCAGCCGCCGACGAAGCGGTCCCGCCCGGCCCGGTAGCCGAACACCGCGGCGAGCGAGCCCACCAGCAGGAACAGGACACCCGCCGCGGCGAAGGACCCCGTGGACTGGTGGAGCTGGCCGACCAGGAGGGTGCCACTGGAGCCCAGCCCGTAGCCCACGCCCTGCATCATGCCGGAGAGGTGGGCCGCGGTGTGCCCGTCGCGGGTGCGGACCATGATCAGGGTCAGGGCAGCGGCGGTCAGGCTGCCCTGACCCAGGCCCAGCAGCCCGGTCCACAGCCACAGGAATTCGGTCGGACCGAAGATGCTCAGCGCGAAGCCGCCGCCGGTCATGAGTGCCACCACCGTGTTGATGGCGCGCTGGTCCCGGAACCGGGTGGCCAGTGCCGGCGCGAACAGCGAGCCCAGCATCTGCAGCACAATCGAGGCCGAGACGATCAGGCCGGCCGTGCCGCCGTCCACGCCGCGTTCGCGCAGGATCGGGGCCAGCCACGCGAAGACACTAAAGGACATCATGGCCTGCAGGACCATGAACAGGGTGACCTGCCAGGCCACGGCGGAACGCCAGACGTTGACACCCTCGCCCGTCCGCGGCGGCCCGCCGGGACGGGCCCGCAGCGCCGGGGGCAGGAATAACAGGAGCACGACGCCGGCCGGCAGCGCCCAGAACCAGAGCGCCCCCGTCCACTGCCCGGTGGCGCGGAAGACCGGGAACGTGAAGCCGGCGCCGAGGGCGGCCGAGGCGCAGATCGCCGTGGTGTACAGCCCGCCCATGAGGCCCAGGCGGTGCGGGAAGTCGCGCTTGACGACGCCGGGCAACAGCACGTTGCACAGCGAAATCGCGGCGCCGCAAGCGGCGGTTCCGGCGAGCAGCGCCGGGAGATGGCCGGCCCCGGGCAGCTCCACGGGCCGCAGCAGCAGCCCCGCCGTCAGGACCGCCATGGCACCGAGCAACACCCGCTCGGCGCCAAACCGGCGAGCCAGTCCCGGGGCGAGCGGAGCGAACACGCCCAGCAGCGTCACCGGAACGGTGGTGAGCACCATGACTGCCCAGGCCGGAAGCCCGGCGTCGGCCGTCACCTCGGGCAGCACTGCAGCGAAGCTCGAAAACACGGTGCGGAGGTTTAGCCCGATCAGGACCAGGCAGACGCCCATGTACGCGAGCATGCGGCGGCCCGCGGCGCGCGGAGGTCCGGCGGGTTCGTCCCGTAGCACGGCACTGGCCGAAAGGTCCTGCTCGTCAGTTTTCCCAGCTGAGGTCACCCGCCCCATTCTTGCAGGCCCCCGCCCGCACAGCCTGCTCCCCGCGGCGCTGGCGGATTCCCCGGGCGGGCCGGCCGGCAAACTCAACTATTCTGGAAAGGATGAACGAATCCCCAGAATCCCCCGCCACCACCGGAACGCCAGAGTCCGGCGCCCCGGAAGAGACCCAGCTGCCGCGCCCCGTGACCCCGGGCAGCCAGGCCTCATTCGGCACGTACGGGGGCCGGCCGGTCAGCTTCGTGCGCCGCGGCACACGCCTGCAGGGCCGCCGCCAGGCTGCCTGGGAGGAGCACTCCGACCGCTGGGCGGTCGAGGTTCCCCGCCATGTCGCCAACACCTCCGTCCACCCGGACTACATCTTCGACGCGGAGGCCGAGTTCGGCCGGACGGCTCCGCTGATCGTGGAGATCGGTTCCGGGCTGGGCGACGCCGTGTGCCATGCCGCGGAGGAAAACCCGGACAAGGACTTCCTGGCCGTGGAGGTCTACACCCCTGGCCTGGCCAACACACTGATCAAGATCAACAGCCGCAAGCTGAGCAACGTCCGGGTGGTGGAGGCCAACGCCCCCGAAGTGCTCGCGACCATGCTCCCCGCAGGCTCCGTCACGGAACTATGGGTCTTCTTCCCGGACCCGTGGCACAAGTCCCGGCACCACAAGCGCCGCCTCATCCAGCCGGCCTTCGCCGAGCTCGCCGCCCGGGCCATCAAGCCCGGCGGCATCTTCCGGATCGCGACCGACTGGTCCAACTACGCCGTCCACGTTCGCGAGGTCATGGCCGGGTCCGCGGCGTTCGACAACCTGCACGAGGGTGAGCGCACCGGCGCGGAAAGCCCCCTGACCCAGGTGTGGGAATCCGGCGTCGAATCCCGGGTCGGCGGAGCCCCTGTGAAGGAAGGCCGCGCGCCGGTCAGTACCGAGCACACCGGGCCCAATGAGGGCATCGATGCCACCGGCGGCTGGGCGCCGCGGTTTGAGGGACGGATCCTCACCAGCTTCGAGAACAAGGCGCACGAGGCCGGCAGGCTGATCTTCGATCTC from Arthrobacter sp. NicSoilB8 harbors:
- the trmB gene encoding tRNA (guanosine(46)-N7)-methyltransferase TrmB is translated as MNESPESPATTGTPESGAPEETQLPRPVTPGSQASFGTYGGRPVSFVRRGTRLQGRRQAAWEEHSDRWAVEVPRHVANTSVHPDYIFDAEAEFGRTAPLIVEIGSGLGDAVCHAAEENPDKDFLAVEVYTPGLANTLIKINSRKLSNVRVVEANAPEVLATMLPAGSVTELWVFFPDPWHKSRHHKRRLIQPAFAELAARAIKPGGIFRIATDWSNYAVHVREVMAGSAAFDNLHEGERTGAESPLTQVWESGVESRVGGAPVKEGRAPVSTEHTGPNEGIDATGGWAPRFEGRILTSFENKAHEAGRLIFDLSYRRR
- a CDS encoding MFS transporter, whose product is MGRVTSAGKTDEQDLSASAVLRDEPAGPPRAAGRRMLAYMGVCLVLIGLNLRTVFSSFAAVLPEVTADAGLPAWAVMVLTTVPVTLLGVFAPLAPGLARRFGAERVLLGAMAVLTAGLLLRPVELPGAGHLPALLAGTAACGAAISLCNVLLPGVVKRDFPHRLGLMGGLYTTAICASAALGAGFTFPVFRATGQWTGALWFWALPAGVVLLLFLPPALRARPGGPPRTGEGVNVWRSAVAWQVTLFMVLQAMMSFSVFAWLAPILRERGVDGGTAGLIVSASIVLQMLGSLFAPALATRFRDQRAINTVVALMTGGGFALSIFGPTEFLWLWTGLLGLGQGSLTAAALTLIMVRTRDGHTAAHLSGMMQGVGYGLGSSGTLLVGQLHQSTGSFAAAGVLFLLVGSLAAVFGYRAGRDRFVGG
- a CDS encoding MFS transporter — encoded protein: MTATTSTPPATRTSTRKTIIGTGIGNAVEWYDWAIYATFTPFIASQLFSKADPASAVLSTLAIFAVGFVARPFGGFLFGWIGDRIGRKASMTLAVGLASVGSLMIGIAPTFAVVGAWASLMLLVARLVQGLAHGGELPSSQTYLSEMAPREHRGFWATLIYTSGTVGILFGTLLGAVLNMALSTEVMNAWGWRIPFLVGAAMGLYALIMRSRLHETDVFEGEASAEKRAPIWPQIVRHRKQALQVIGLTVGLTVIYYIWGVVAPSYATTALKIDRGEALWAGVIGNIVFIAALPFWGKLSDRIGRKKVLWAGAIGAGIMHFPMTALLKDSAWQLAVSMSVMLIFIAASAAIVPAVYAELFPTSIRTVGVGVPYSICVALFGGTAPYLQQWLGTTLQMPQLFNVYAVLLLAVSAVFVFTIPETKGKDLRA